The genomic segment CATGTACAATCTGGGCGAGCAGATCAACAGCGTACGCACCCTGGTAGAGCATGCCGAAGGATTAACAGAGGAAGCCTTCACCAACCGTGCCGTTATGCACCGCATGAAGTCTGACCGCTCACTCGAAGTAGTAAGTGTAGACATTGCCGGCATCATGAACGGCAAGACTCCAGATATTCCATTGAAGGAAAACGATGTTCTCTTCATCCCTACCCGACAGGAAAAGATTGTAGAGCGCACCCTCACCATCCGTGGCGAAGTGCAGTATCCAGGCGTCTATCAATATGCCGACAATGAGACCCTCGAAGACTTCGTTCTTCAGGCAGGCGGCTTGACCGACAAAGCTTCAACCGTTAATGTAATGGTAAGCCGTAGAGTAGCGGATGCCAAGGCTTTACGTCCAGATAGCGTTATCGCCAAGACCTACACCCTATCTCTCAAAGACGGCTTCGTTATCGACGGCACCCCTGGCTTCAAGCTGATGCCATTTGATGAAGTAATGATCCGTCAGAGTCCGGCTTATGTAGAGCAGCAGAACGTATCGATTACCGGTGAAGTGATGTTTGCCGGTCTCTATACATTAGACCGTCGCAACGCCCGCCTGAGTGAACTCTTCAAGAAGGCAGGTGGAGCTACCGACCAGGCATATCTCAAGGGAGCCCGCATCATCCGCAAAGCCAACGAGCAAGAGAAGCAGCGCATGGAGGCAGTATTGAAGATGCAGCGCGAAGAGATGCAGAAGAACCTTCTGCAGCTTGCCGCGAGCAGCAACAATGCCAGTGCCATCTCGCAGACCTCTAAGGATGTAGAGCGTACCAACATAGAGAAGTTCAACGTACCTAGCGAATACCCTGTAGGTATCGACCTTCCAGAAGCACTGGCGAACCCAGGCAGTGATGCCGACATCATCCTGCGAGAGGGCGACCGTCTGGTCATTCCTCAGTACAATGGTACGGTAAAGATCAATGGTGCCGTAATGCTTGCCAATACAGTAGCCTACGAAAAGGGCAAGAAGGCAAGCTACTATATCGATCAGGCAGGTGGTTTTGCCTCAGATGCATTAAAGAGCAAGGCATACATCATCTATATGAATGGTAAGGTAGCCAAGCTCTCGCATGGTGCCAAAGTGCAGCCAGGCAGCGAGATTGTCATCCCAACTAAGCTGAAGCGCAAGATGAGTACCGCCGAAATGATGAGTATGGGAAGCAGCATGAGCAGCATCGCCGCCATGATTGCTACGATTGCCAATATGAGTAAGTAAGTGAAGTATGACGGCACTGAAACTCTTACCAAATGTCCTCATTTCAAAGAATGGATAACAACAATTGAAACTGAAGTATCAAATTCGCTGAAAGAATAGACAATAATTGGTAACAACTGCATAACAGATTCTCATCCAAAAGTTTGGCAGATTCGAAGAAAAGTTGTAATTTTACAAGAAATAACATAAAAATAAAGAAAATGGACTTAAATACATTAATAAATGCTAGATTAGAAATGATGGGCAACGACAGACCATCAAGTTCTTGCAGTACGCATGGTGATACAAGAAAAGAAGCTATTGCACAAGCAATAGAATTTCTCCAGCGCGAATACGAGTCTAATGAACTTGATGAACCATCCGAATATGGCTATCGAGTTAATGTAGAAATCTTTAAGAAAGGCAAGCCGAGATTCTAAAATAGTTTTTTGCCAAAAACTCGGAGAATCTGGGTAATCGTTGTACTTTTGCATAGAAAAATAAAAGTAGATAGAAAAATGAGTGAAAATACAGAATATAGTTATAAAACAGCAGATCAAGCATCCGCTAATCTCGTTCATCTGGTTTCTTTACTAAAAAAGAAACTTTTAGCGATCCTAATATTTACCTTTAGTGTGATGATACTGACTGGCATATACATTTTCAGTCTGCCAAGAACGTGGAAATCAGATACGATACTCTTGCCTGAATCATCAGCAAATTCGGTATCAGGAAATCTTGGGTCAATAGCAGCAATTGCTGGAATAAAAATGAATACAGGTTCAACAGAAGATGCTATCTACCCTGAGTTTTATCCAAAAGTATTAGGATCTACTATATTCCTTACCGAATTGCTCAAACAAGAAATAACCGTATCTCGCCTTCATAAGAAGGTAAGCATCTTTGAGTATTTTGAAAATTGTCAGATTAAACCGTGGTGGGGCAAATTGTTCAATTTAAAGAAGGAAATTATAAAGTCAAATATAAATCCTACACATATATCCAAACAGCAACAGACTATTGTTGATGCTCTATTTGGTTCGTTTTTTTGCAGTGTGGATAAGAAAACAGATATGATTTCGGTAAGCGTAACAACTCTTGATGCAGATGTTTCTGCACAAATTGCAGATTTGATCCGCAAAAGATTGCAAATATACATCACACAGTATCGTACAAACAAATCTCGTAAAGACGTAGAGTATACAAGAAAGATTGTTGCTGAGTCAAGAGCTCAATACATTAAAGCACAACAAAAGTACTCAGCTTATTGCGATGCCAATGAAGATATTGGTCTCATGTCTTTTACACAGGTTAGAGACCGATTGGAGAACGAGATGCAGATGGCATACAACATGTATCAACAATCAGTGCAACAGATGCAACTTGCTCAGGCAAAACTTCAAGAACGAACTCCAATATTCGTTACAATACAACCTGCAGCAATACCATCTAAGCCATCTGGACCAAAACGAATAATAACAATAGCTCTAATGTCGTTTTTAGCCTTTTTCTGTAGTTTTTCCTTCTATATGGTCAAAGATATATTCAATCAAAAAATGGGACATGCAACCAACGAATATTAAACAACAATTTTTAACAAACCGCCAAGATCTGGTTGATACCTTATATCTTATGATGTTACAAGGTATCAACCAGCTACTTCCTATTTTTGTGATGCCGTATCTCATGATAAAACTCGGTGCCACAGGTTATGGTTATGTTGGATTTGCTCTGTCTGTTATACAATACCTGATTATCATTGTTGATTTTGGATTTAATCTCAGTGCAACCAAACATATAGCAATGGTAAAAGATGACTATGCTGAACGGAGTCGTGTTTTTTGGAATGTAATTGCAGCCAAATCAGTATTGTTAACTGTTTCAGCAGTTATACTTGGTACTTTGCTTGTCACTGTACCCACTTTTCAATTCTACTCTAGAGCAATCATCGCTACATTTCCAATGCTACTAGGCTCGGTATTTACATTTATGTGGTTTTTTCAAGGAATAGGTAAAATACGTTTATTTTCTATTATAAACACAATATCTAAGGTTACCCTTCTGCCACTCATATTTATTTTCGTGAAGAGTCCTAATGACTATGTACTAGCAGCATTTCTTCAAGCTGCAGTATTTCTGTTTACTGCAATTATTTCTAATGTATATATAATATACAAACGACTTATAAATTGGGTGCCACCAATATGGACTGGGATACAAAGTGAGCTACATACTAGTTTTCCTCTATTTCTCTCATCGGCTTCAACAAGCATATATACACAACTAATCGTTGTTGTACTCGGCTTCTATTGTACAACTGATATCATTGGCAAATACTCTTCTGCAGAGCGTATCATGCGAGCAGTGTGCTTTCTTGTTTACACCCCACTCAACCAGGTATTCTTTCCAAAGATCAGTTCTGTATCTGCAAAGAATTGCAGTGAGGCACGCCGCTTATTTGGACAAGTACGCATACTTGTATTAATGGTCATGGCAATTGTAGGAGTAGCAATCTGGACTAGTAGTATTTGGCTACCATCAGTACTTGGTGAAGACTACTCCGGTCTTGATATCTATTTGAAAATTTTCGCACTTACTCCATTTGCTATTGGAGTTGGAGGTGTTTATGGGCAAATGGGGCTAATAGCTCTAGGGAACGAGCACACTAGCCATCGTTTTCGTGATGTATATTTCATAGCAGCGATTGCATCAATTTGCATGATGTTAATTTTCATACCTTCCCTTCAAGCCGTTGGCGCTAGTATTGTTGTAACAACAACAGAAGTTGCCGTGGCTATCTTAATGATATATAACTATAAAAAATATATGAAATAATGTTGATTGTAACTTTTCTTTTAGCAATTTTAATAGTAGGCATAGGCTATTATATATCGCATGATATATTTTCGCCATACGTAGCAGTACCAGGTGTATGGGCTATTGCTATACTTATATACTATTTCCTACCAAATACATTTTATCCTATCAAGAATAATTTTCCATTCATTCTTACAGTATGGATTGTAGGATTTGTTGTTGCATCTATCGCATGTGATTATATAGCACCACCAGCCTCAAAAATTTCAAAAGAAATACAGCCGAACCAGAATATTTTATTGGTCTATTCTATCATAACATGTATTTCTATTCCCATAGTTTGTGCAGTAATTATAAAACAAGCATTTATGGAAGATCCAGAAAATATATTTCGATACATGAGAATGATGAGCACTGGTCAAGATGAAAATATAGAGATGCCAAAACTTGGCATATTACTCTATTTTGTATCACTTTCCTTTGTTATGATATTTTTTTCTTTGCTTTATTTCAAAAGTAAAACAATGAAAATCATCATAATTCTACTGAATCTTTTATTGGCAACAGTAACTATGGCAAAAACTTCCTTCTTGGGTGTAATGTTCTCATCGTTATACCTTTGTTTTCAACAAGGAAAAATCAAAGTTAAGCATTTGATTATAGGATTGATAATTTTTATTGGATTTAGTTTCGTATTACAATCTGTGCGTGCCGTTGGAGAAGACATGGAAGCTACTAATTTCCTTGCACTTTATTTATCCAGCAGTATGGTTGCATTCGACTATTATGCAGTTCCATGCTCTTCCCCTATAATAGGCATGCATACATTCCGAATTATCTATGCAATAGGCCATGCTATCGGACTTACAGAAGCTCCAACAGACACGATACTTGAATTTGTATCAATACCAGATATTACCAATACATATACAAATATGTATCCCTTTTATGAAGATTTTGGTACTCCTGGAGTATTTCTATTTTCAATAATATATGGCATCTTTTATGGGTACTTATACAAAAAAAGTAGAACTGGAGGAAAACTAGAATTGATACTCTACGCGATTTTTTTAACATTTGTATTGATGGAATTTATCGGAGAATTTATATTTACAAATTTTTCCATTACGATACAGTATGTATTCTTTGCTTCTTTACCTTTTCTTTTCAGCAAGCAAAAAGGTAATTTGGCTTGAAACTAATTCGGTTTTAAATATTTAATTTTGAAGAAATGAACAACATTGATATTTTGATGGCAACATACAATGGAGCATCTTACATAAGAACTCAAATTCAGTCGTTACAAGCCCAAACTTTGACCGATTGGAAATTATATATTCATGACGATGGTTCTTCTGATGACACCATGAGCATCTTAAAAGAAATGAAAGCAATGGACAGTAGAATCAATATAATTGAGGACGGGATAAGATTTCATGAAAGTGGGCTCAATTTCATGCACCTTCTAAAATTTTCAAAAGCTCCATTCTGTATTTTCTGCGACCAAGATGACATCTGGCTAGAGAACAAACTAGAACTGATGCTTAGATTCATTGAAGCAAAAGATAATACAATACCACAGGCTGTATATTCTAATTCTTATGTATATATACCGGAAACATCTGATATTAGCGGCTATGCTACTCTTTGCTTTCCCAAAAAACTAAAAGATGCATTGTTTCTAAACAGTGGCATACAGGGTTGTGCTCTAATGTTTAACGCAGCTCTGCGAGACATTTGTAAAAATGCACCAGACATAGTAGCAATGCATGATCATGTATTGACAGTTTGTGCTGCTGCCCTAGGAGAATTATCTTATCTCAACAAGAGGCTGATGCTATATCGTAGACACCAATCTACTGTTACTGGACCTACTGCTAAGAAACTGTCAGATAGATACAATTCATTCTTTGATATGGACAAAACAGTTATGTCTCACAAACACTATCAGGCATTAAAAAGTTTGTATCAAAAGTATGAAACGTATATTTCTGATGACAACAAGAAAATATTTTCCGACTATTTCCGTTTTGAAAAAGAATGCCGTATACGAAGATTCTTTCATGTACTTGCAAAAGGCTATAAATTATATGGACGAACTTCTATATTGGCAATAAAAGTTTTATTAAGAAAATTTGTATGAAAATATCAATATTTACACCAACATATAATCGCGCCTATACCTTAGGTGCGCTGTATGAAAGCCTGCGAAAGCAGACTTGTCAAGATTTTGAATGGATTATTGTTGATGATGGCTCTACGGACAATACAGAGGAACTATGCCATAGATTTAATTCTGATTTGTTTCCCATTCACTATTTTAAAACTCAAAACCATGGCAAACATGTTGCCATAAACTTTGGGATACAAAAAGCTCTTGGGGAATGGTTCTTCATTGTTGACAGCGATGACCAGTTACCAGAACACAGTATAGAAAATATCATAAAAGAATCAAAAAAAATTAGTGACAACAAAGATATTGCTGTACTCTGTGGCATGAGATTTTACAAAAATGGAGAACGAGTTGGAGGCAATTTAAATTTCAAAGAAATCGATTGTTCTGCTCTTGATTTTAGATATAAATATCATATTAAAGGCGATGCTGCAGAAGCTATACGTACAACCGTTATTAAGAAATATCCATTTCCTGAATTTGATGATGAGCGATTTTGCCCAGAAGCATTACTGTTTAATCGTATAGCTAGAAAATACAAGACACATTATTTTAATAAAAATGTATACTTGTGTGAATACTTGACTGATGGCCTCTCCGCAAAAATCACCAAGATTAGAATGAATAGTTGGAAAGGAACTTGCTTGTGTTATTCTGAACTTGCAAATAGTTCTGTACCCTTTAAGATCAAGTTGCGTTCATGGCTCAACTTTTGGCGTTTTCATGCCTGTCATAAGTCAGAAGAAGTATATGACAATTTGTTCAAAATACCTCGATGGTCAAAAATCATCAAACCTTTCGGATATATTATTCATATAATGGACTTAAAAATCATCAAATAATTAGAAAACGAGAAATGAATATTATTCATATAATAAACACTCTTGAAATAGGAGGAGCAGAGAGACTATTAGTAGAAACTTTGCCAGAAATCAAACAAATGAAACATGACGTAAAAGTTATCCTACTATATTCGTCAAACAGCAATTTTGAAAAGAAGCTGAAACAAAATGGGATTGAAGTGATTGCTCTCAACCATAAACATGAAGCGTATAATATTTGCCTCATAGCCAAACTCCACCAACTAATAAAAGATGCAGATGTTGTACACTCCCATTTGTTTCCATCACAATACTGGGCTGCACTAGCTCATTGTGGCATCAAAAAAGGAATACTAGTAACTACAGAGCACAGTACATCAAATACACGTGCGAAGTATTGGCTAACTACACAAATTGACAAATGTATATATTGCTTGTATGATGGCATTATCTGTATTTCGGAAGCAACAGCTGATTTTATGCGCAAACGTACACCCCATAAAGTCACTATCAAGGTCATTGAAAATGGCGTTCGATTACCATCTGTCAGCAGTCAAAAAGACTTGAATATTCATCGCAAAGACATTGTTAGCGAATTGTCAGATACCAACTTCGTAATATTACAAGTTGCACGTTTCTCTACGCAAAAGAATCAAGACTGCTTAATTCGCGCCCTGAAATTACTACCAGACAATATTCATATACTATTTGCCGGATATGGGAAACGTGAAGAAGTCTGTCGCCAATTAGCTGAGAAAGAAGGTGTATCTGAACGAACTCATTTTTTAGGTATGCGAGAAGATATTGCACAACTATGGAGTATAGCAGACTTAGGTGTAATGTCATCACACTGGGAAGGTTTTGGCTTGGCTGCAGTGGAAGGTATGGCATACGCCAAACCTGTCATTGCATCAAATGTTCCTGGACTTGCCGAAGTTGTTGGTAACAAACAACTATTATTTTCTCCAAACGACGAGCATGAGCTTGCCGTAAAAATATTGCAGTTTTATAACGATAAGAAAATGCTCAAAGATATTGGAATAAAATGCCAAAAACAGGCTAGTAAATTTGACATCAAGAACATGGCGGCTCAATATGTAGATTTCTACAAACAGTTGCTAAAACAAAAGAAAGATAAACAATAAATCAATTCTAAAGAACATCAAATTATGAAAATTATATTTTGCGATAATACCTTATGGGGATTGGTAAATTTTCGAGGCGAAGTTATAAAACATCTCAAAAGCGAAGGACATGAAGTTGTACTTGTTGCTCCAGAAAAAGAAGACAAACAAATGAGAACTACCATTCCAGATGGTGTGCATTACATTCCAATCAAAATGGAGCGCACTTCTCTGAACCCAATAAAGGACATAAAATACTTTCGTACGATGCTTCATATTTTCCGCAAAGAAAAACCAGATTACATTTTTACATACACCATCAAGCCAAACATATATGGATCAATTGCCGCAAGACTAGCTGGATGTCGCTCTACTGCTATGATGGCTGGGTTAGGATATATTTTCATAAATAACAGTATCGTCCTACGTGCAGCAAGAGTTTTCTATCAATTTGGACTTTCATTTGCAGAACATATAATAGTGCTCAATGACTATAATCGCCGGCTAATTGAACAAAAGCATTTATGTACCCCTAAAAAAATTGTTTTTTTAGAAGGCGGTGAAGGCATCAACATAGACAACTATAAGAAATATAACAATGCCTCTAATGATACAACATTTTTGTTTATCGGCAGAATTTTGTGGGATAAGGGTTATGATGAGTTTACGAAAGCAGCCCGCAAGGTAAAAGTTTTATATCCTAATGTGAACTTTGAGTTATTAGGCTCTCTTGACTCCAAATATCCGAAAAGCGTACCTGAAGAGCGCCTTCGTAAAGACGAAGAAGATGGAATAGTAAAATATATCGGTTTCACACACGATATGGACAAGGTGTTTCAACGAAAAGGCATTGTTATTACTGTGCCGTCATATAGCGAAGGTATGAATCGTGCCCTAATGGAAGCGTGCGCATCAGGCAAGCCTATTATTACTTCAGATATACCAGGCTGTCGTGAAGCTGTGATTGAAGGCAAAAATGGCTTTCTTGTACCTGCCCGCAATGCTGATGCATTAGCGGAAGCCATGCTAAGATTTCTACAACTCTCTCCACAAGAAAAACAGGACTTTTCAGATGAGAGCCGTAAAAAAGCCGAAAACCTATTTGATGTCCAAAGAGTAATAGCTAAATATACAAAGATTATTCATCAGAATGAAGCCCTCATGACAAATAAATAGTCGCCAACGTGAATGAAAATTAATAATATTAGCTTATCTTTGCAGTTGTAAGTGTGTCCTGAGACAGAATGAAATCTAATAAATCTATCCAATATAGCCAATATCAGACTTCATTCTGTCTCAGGACACACATTCTTCTGCAAAGATAGGCGGTTATGATTATACATAAGCAGAACTTTACATCTTTTTGTACCTATTGGTGCGCTATGATGGTACCAATTCATGTTCGATAGATAGAAAATACCAGATCATTAGTCCAAAAATAAATCATTATTTTTACCTAAAAGCATTTTACTTCACTATATTCTTAATAGCATTGCTTACTTGCGAAGACTCCTTATGCAACATTATCGGAAGAATCATACCAAACATCGCATTTCGTACTTCTCGGTTAGGATAACCTAACATATAACTGCTACCTACTACCTTTTTGATTGTAAGATAACCGGACTGATAAAGGAAGAGTTTTGGATCATTCATATTGACATCACTCATTTCCAAATAATCAGAATCAATCAAACAATTGTCCAGCTCAGGAATCTCGTTGATGAATTTACGCAAGACCTTGAGCAACATTTCGTTGGAACCAGAAGCTATCCAATAAGAATTTAGGCGCAGATTAGCCAAGGCATTACATACACTAAAAGGATTGTAAACACCGACGAGACTACGAGAGAAATGATAGCCATCATAGATAGAACTCATTGTATCCATAAGGGCACTCTTCGTGATAGCATAGTTATCTGCCAATTCAGATAGCTGTTCTGAAAAATAGAACTGGATTTCATCTTTAGTCAAACCACATATTGTTGCATACTCATTCCTAAAACTGACATTAGTTAATGTATTAAGCATACTAAACAAACTTATCTGAGTAAACTTAGTAATGCCAGTAATAAAGACGCACTTGATGCAGTAACCATAGTCTTTTAACCCTGTAAAGAAGTTACGATATATCTCACAGCATGCATCATGATGATTGGTTTCATAGGTATGCTGCAAAGGAACATCATACTCATCTACTATAATAGCTATCTGTACTCCCGCCTGTTCGTATGCTCTTTGGATAATACCATTTAAACGATTACCTAAAGACTGCTCATCCGGATTTCTGCCATATATCTTCTCGTATGAAGCCAATACATTGTTCAAATATTCTGTAAGCGTCTGTGCAGAAGAACCACCCAAACTCATACTGAAATAGATTACAGGACGTTTTACCCACTCCGATTCAAGTTCCATAATTTTGAGACCTTCAAAGAGTTCCTTTCTACCCTCAAAATAACATTTAAGGGTAGAGCACAAAAGAGACTTACCGAAACGGCGTGGACGGCTCAGGTAATTGTATTTAGTACCATTAGCCAGTTTCCAAACCATATCAGTCTTATCAGCATAGATATAATGATCTCTACGCATCTCTTCAAAATCCTGTATGCCTAAAGGCAATTTTCTATTCAGTTGCGTCATCTTGTCTCATTTTTCTGCAAATATACTCCTTTTATATGAAACAGCCAAACAATTTTTATGTTTTATACAATATTCACGTACCTTTTCAGTTTATATAATAAAATGAAGATATAAATATGTTAACAGAAATATTACCAATCATAGGAGCATTCATACTGAGCATGACATGTGGTGTATTTTTCATTCCATCAGTGCTGAAATTCTGCAAGAAAAAAAAGTTGTATGATATTCCAACCCTAAGAAAAGTGCATAGCGCACCTATACCACGATTGGGTGGCATTGCATTCATACCAAGCATGATGATTTCTGCTGTGGCTGTATTGCTTATCATAGCTACAAATAATATTCAAGACAAAATCTCTCTCAGTATGTGGAGCGTAGGTTTTATCTTGAGCCTGTCGATTATCTACTCTGTAGGAATCATTGACGATTTAATCGGTCTTAATGCTAAAGTGAAATTTGCCGCTCAAATTCTCGCTGCCAGCATCATGCCTATATGTGGGCTCCAGATTAACGACCTCTATGGTTTGTTTGGTATTTACAAGATACCTTCGAGTATTGGTATTTCTCTCACAATCTTTACATTTGTGTTCATAGATAATGCACTCAATCTGATAGACGGCATTGATGGTTTGGCAACAAGTCTTTCCATCATAGCTCTGCTGGGTTTCTTTTATTGCTTCATACCATACGATTTGATTGCTTATGAAGTAATGATTGCAGGATTGTTAGGCGTTCTGGTTGTATATCTGTATTTTAACATGTATGGGAAAGTAGAAAAAGGAACCAAGATATTCATGGGCGATTCGGGCAGCTTAACGTTGGGATTCTTCTTGGCATTCCTATTTGTCAAAGCAATTGCCGTAAATCCCAATATTATGCCAATGTCTCCAAAACGCGTTCTGATAGCATATAGTCTGCTCATCATACCTACTTTTGATGTCGTACGAGTAGTGTTACATCGCATCAGAAACAGAAAACCAATCTTTGATGCAGACAAAAGCCACATACATCACAAGATATTGGCTATGGGATATAACCAACACTATACGTTATTCTTTATCATCCTACTAACCCTAACTTTCGTTGGCACCAACGTAATACTTGGCAATATGAATATAGGATTAACAGGTATCTTACTTATCGATATAGCCCTCTATACGATGCTACACATCGGTATCAATCAAAAAATCAAACTAAAGAAAAAAGTAGAGAAATGACCATACAAAACAAAACAGAAACCAAGAATAGAAACAACAGAATGGAGCGTTTCGTAAAACGTTCTACAGATATTCTTGTTTCTGTACCTTGTCTCGTTCTATTCTCTCCCCTATTTGTCATTATCTCCTTAGCTATCAAATGGGAAGACGGATTACCAATCATCTACAAGCAAGAACGTATAGGTTTGCACGGGAAACCTTTCAACATCTATAAGTTCAGATCTATGAAGGCTGATGCAGAAAAAGATGGTCCAAATCTACTAGAGATTGAAGGCGACACGCGACTCACACGTGTAGGAAAATTCATAAGAACACACCATTTAGATGAACTTCCACAGTTATGGAATATTCTAAAGGGAGACATGTCGTTGGTCGGTCCCCGCCCGGAACGGAAATACTATATCGACCAAATCATCAAGCATGACCCTCGATATACTTATCTGTATCAGATCCGACCGGGTGCTACTTCTTATGCCACCCTGTATAACGGATATACGGATACGATGCCGAAGATGTTGAGAAGACTGAGTCTTGACCTCTACTACCTGGAACACAGATCCTGGTGGTTTGATGCAAAGATTCTGTTCAAAACTATGATGAACATCCTGTTTGGCAAAATATTCTAATGATGAGCTACTGATGCAATAAAGGGGTGAATACTTGTTCATAGCGATCTTTTAAGTTATTTTATCTCAGCAAACTTTGTAAATAGAAAAGAAAGTTGTATTTTTGCATT from the Segatella copri genome contains:
- a CDS encoding Wzz/FepE/Etk N-terminal domain-containing protein, whose product is MSENTEYSYKTADQASANLVHLVSLLKKKLLAILIFTFSVMILTGIYIFSLPRTWKSDTILLPESSANSVSGNLGSIAAIAGIKMNTGSTEDAIYPEFYPKVLGSTIFLTELLKQEITVSRLHKKVSIFEYFENCQIKPWWGKLFNLKKEIIKSNINPTHISKQQQTIVDALFGSFFCSVDKKTDMISVSVTTLDADVSAQIADLIRKRLQIYITQYRTNKSRKDVEYTRKIVAESRAQYIKAQQKYSAYCDANEDIGLMSFTQVRDRLENEMQMAYNMYQQSVQQMQLAQAKLQERTPIFVTIQPAAIPSKPSGPKRIITIALMSFLAFFCSFSFYMVKDIFNQKMGHATNEY
- a CDS encoding oligosaccharide flippase family protein, translating into MQPTNIKQQFLTNRQDLVDTLYLMMLQGINQLLPIFVMPYLMIKLGATGYGYVGFALSVIQYLIIIVDFGFNLSATKHIAMVKDDYAERSRVFWNVIAAKSVLLTVSAVILGTLLVTVPTFQFYSRAIIATFPMLLGSVFTFMWFFQGIGKIRLFSIINTISKVTLLPLIFIFVKSPNDYVLAAFLQAAVFLFTAIISNVYIIYKRLINWVPPIWTGIQSELHTSFPLFLSSASTSIYTQLIVVVLGFYCTTDIIGKYSSAERIMRAVCFLVYTPLNQVFFPKISSVSAKNCSEARRLFGQVRILVLMVMAIVGVAIWTSSIWLPSVLGEDYSGLDIYLKIFALTPFAIGVGGVYGQMGLIALGNEHTSHRFRDVYFIAAIASICMMLIFIPSLQAVGASIVVTTTEVAVAILMIYNYKKYMK
- a CDS encoding glycosyltransferase produces the protein MNNIDILMATYNGASYIRTQIQSLQAQTLTDWKLYIHDDGSSDDTMSILKEMKAMDSRINIIEDGIRFHESGLNFMHLLKFSKAPFCIFCDQDDIWLENKLELMLRFIEAKDNTIPQAVYSNSYVYIPETSDISGYATLCFPKKLKDALFLNSGIQGCALMFNAALRDICKNAPDIVAMHDHVLTVCAAALGELSYLNKRLMLYRRHQSTVTGPTAKKLSDRYNSFFDMDKTVMSHKHYQALKSLYQKYETYISDDNKKIFSDYFRFEKECRIRRFFHVLAKGYKLYGRTSILAIKVLLRKFV
- a CDS encoding O-antigen polymerase, with amino-acid sequence MLIVTFLLAILIVGIGYYISHDIFSPYVAVPGVWAIAILIYYFLPNTFYPIKNNFPFILTVWIVGFVVASIACDYIAPPASKISKEIQPNQNILLVYSIITCISIPIVCAVIIKQAFMEDPENIFRYMRMMSTGQDENIEMPKLGILLYFVSLSFVMIFFSLLYFKSKTMKIIIILLNLLLATVTMAKTSFLGVMFSSLYLCFQQGKIKVKHLIIGLIIFIGFSFVLQSVRAVGEDMEATNFLALYLSSSMVAFDYYAVPCSSPIIGMHTFRIIYAIGHAIGLTEAPTDTILEFVSIPDITNTYTNMYPFYEDFGTPGVFLFSIIYGIFYGYLYKKSRTGGKLELILYAIFLTFVLMEFIGEFIFTNFSITIQYVFFASLPFLFSKQKGNLA
- a CDS encoding glycosyltransferase family 2 protein, translating into MKISIFTPTYNRAYTLGALYESLRKQTCQDFEWIIVDDGSTDNTEELCHRFNSDLFPIHYFKTQNHGKHVAINFGIQKALGEWFFIVDSDDQLPEHSIENIIKESKKISDNKDIAVLCGMRFYKNGERVGGNLNFKEIDCSALDFRYKYHIKGDAAEAIRTTVIKKYPFPEFDDERFCPEALLFNRIARKYKTHYFNKNVYLCEYLTDGLSAKITKIRMNSWKGTCLCYSELANSSVPFKIKLRSWLNFWRFHACHKSEEVYDNLFKIPRWSKIIKPFGYIIHIMDLKIIK
- a CDS encoding glycosyltransferase family 4 protein → MKIIFCDNTLWGLVNFRGEVIKHLKSEGHEVVLVAPEKEDKQMRTTIPDGVHYIPIKMERTSLNPIKDIKYFRTMLHIFRKEKPDYIFTYTIKPNIYGSIAARLAGCRSTAMMAGLGYIFINNSIVLRAARVFYQFGLSFAEHIIVLNDYNRRLIEQKHLCTPKKIVFLEGGEGINIDNYKKYNNASNDTTFLFIGRILWDKGYDEFTKAARKVKVLYPNVNFELLGSLDSKYPKSVPEERLRKDEEDGIVKYIGFTHDMDKVFQRKGIVITVPSYSEGMNRALMEACASGKPIITSDIPGCREAVIEGKNGFLVPARNADALAEAMLRFLQLSPQEKQDFSDESRKKAENLFDVQRVIAKYTKIIHQNEALMTNK
- a CDS encoding glycosyltransferase, whose protein sequence is MNIIHIINTLEIGGAERLLVETLPEIKQMKHDVKVILLYSSNSNFEKKLKQNGIEVIALNHKHEAYNICLIAKLHQLIKDADVVHSHLFPSQYWAALAHCGIKKGILVTTEHSTSNTRAKYWLTTQIDKCIYCLYDGIICISEATADFMRKRTPHKVTIKVIENGVRLPSVSSQKDLNIHRKDIVSELSDTNFVILQVARFSTQKNQDCLIRALKLLPDNIHILFAGYGKREEVCRQLAEKEGVSERTHFLGMREDIAQLWSIADLGVMSSHWEGFGLAAVEGMAYAKPVIASNVPGLAEVVGNKQLLFSPNDEHELAVKILQFYNDKKMLKDIGIKCQKQASKFDIKNMAAQYVDFYKQLLKQKKDKQ